DNA from Acidobacteriota bacterium:
GCACGACCGTCCGCAGACTTGTGGGATGTCGGCGTCAGCGGACTTGGGAGGGTTGCGGTAGCGGAGCCGACCGGGACACGTCGACCTTCACGGTGACCCTGGCGTTGGCGTCCAAAGAGGCCAACATCTTCATCAGCCGATCCAGCGTGAAGCGCCCAAGATCCGCGTTGCGGATGCGGGAGAAGTCCGCCGCGGCGAACCCGGTGAGACTCGCCGCCTTGCGCACCGCGAGACCACGATCGTCCAACACGGCGATGATTCGCGCGGCAAGGACGGCCTTCGCCTGCTTGAGGTCGGCCTGGGGATCACCGAAGTCTCGGAAGACGTTCCCGCTTCCGTGGACAAGCTCGACGTTCTTCTCACTCATGGAGTGATGTTGTCAGATACGACTACATCAAGCCGGTACCCGCGCAGGGCTGGACGCGTACCCCCGGGCGAGATGGAGACTGGGTTTCGCCTAGGCTTCGGGGTCACGATGCCGACCCGACGTTTCACACTGATCGTCGAGGGCCCTGACCTGCAAGCCGAACGGGTCATCGACGCCCTCTTCCAAGCCGGCTGTGACGACGCCACGGTCGGACGGACGGATGGCGTGCAGTACATCGAGTTCGACCGAGAAGCGAAGAGCCTCCTTCAGGCGGTCTCCTCCGCGCTGCACGACGTCGAGAACGTCGAGGGCGTTCAGATCACGCGGGTCTTCTAGGAAGAAGGGTTGAGACCATGCCACTGACGCGTGACTTCAGAGTGACGGTCCGGGAGCGGCTCGAGCGCGACCCAGGCTTTCGGGAGGCGCTGCTCGAAGAAGCAGTGCAGTGCCTTCTTGCCGGCGAGGTAGACGTCGGCAAGTCGATTCTGCGTGACTACGTCAACGCGACCATCGGGGTTCGCGAACGGCGCTAGGGCGCCTTCCCGGACCGCGCGCGCAGCCTCCCCGTCCCGAACCACACCCCGACAGCCCCAACCACCGGGTTGAGCCAGTTGAACCACGCCGGCTGAAGAGCCCCCGCGGTCGCCTCCATCATCGACACGTCGTCGGGGCGCGGTCCCGCCACCATCTCCGGCGGGATCAGGGCATTCACCACTCCGAACACGATCACCAGGCCGATCAGCATCGTGGCGCCCCTGGCATCGTGCGCCACCCTGGCACAGACCTGCCCGCCGACGTACGCGCCCATGAGCCCGAGTACGAGCTGGAGGACTGCCCAGCCGACGGGTACCTCCCAGGAACCCGGCTCGAAGGCGCGCGAGGGCCCCACCGTCAACCACAGAAGCGAGAAAAGTGCGAAGAGCACGGCGGCCATGGCGACGTAGCCGGCGATGGCGGCGAGGATGTTCCTGAGCATCATGTTCCTCCCTGAGGCGACAGCCTAGCGATGGCGCTCGAAGTAGGCCCGCAGCCGCGCCGCCTCGTCCGCCGCCGCGGGATCGCCTTCCACCTGGTACAGGCGGGTACGAACCACGAACAGGTCCATGTCCTCCTCGCTGGGCGGCGTGTCCCTCTCGATGATCTCCCACACCTTGCGAGGGAAGAAGCTGCCCCAGTCCGGCCGGCGGCCGTCCACGTCGGTGAAGCCGTACTCCTTCGCCAGTCCCCAGCTTGAGAACAGGCCGCCGCTCTTGGCCCCGACGTCCGGCTCGGCGGCCAGCGCCGCCACCGCGCGCCCCACGTAGCACGGCGTTTCGGCCTCGGCGAAGTACGGATCCTTCTCGATGGCGTCCCGCCAATTCGCCTCGGTGACCCCGAAGTGGTCGAGCACCGCCTCGGACCGCATCAGCCCCGGCGTGAGCGCCACCGTCGTCACCCGGTGCGCGTGCAGGTGGGCCGCCATCGCGTAGGCCAGCCGAATGACCGCGTTCTTGGCCACGTCGTAGAAGAGGTTGCCGCGATACCCGAAGGTGTCGTCGTCGGTGACCTCGACGACGAGCCCCGCGTTGCGCTCGACCCTCAGGGGAACGCCATGCCGGCTCGTGACGATGTGAGTGTGGACGGCGCGCTCCAGCAGTTCGAACCCCTCAGCGGTGGAGAGCTCCCAGAAGGGCGCTTCCACTCGGTCAGCGCGTCGCCGCCCCAGATATCGTTGACGAGCACGTCGAGCCGGCCCTGCTCGGCGCGGACGCACGCAAACAGCCGCTCGACCTCCGCCTCGACGGTGTGGTCCGTGCGGACGGCGATGCCGCGGCCTCCCGCGGCGGTCACCATCTCGGCGGTCTCTTCGATGGTCTCGGGCGATCAACGTCGTTTCGGTGGCGCCGTAGCCGGTCTCTCGCCCATCCGCTTCGCGCGCTCCGGCGGGTGAGGTGCCGGATTGCGGACCGCCACACAACAGCATCGCCGAGAGGGTGACTGCGCTTGCGTTCGTCGTCACTCGCTGTGGCCCTCTCGTCGCCACTCTTGGCACTGGGCCACTACCGCCTTCGCGGGCCTTCGGTCCACGGTCCTTGCTCTATGCACCCACCGTCACGGTCTCTTTGCCTGAAAGGGGGACGAAGGGGGGAACGGAAGGTCGGTGAGGGTGCCACCTTTTTCCTCGTCCCAGCCAAGCTGGTACGCTGCACTCGAACACCCTGTGTACGACAGTCAACTGAAAAGGAGGTTGGGATGAAGAAACAAGTGCCGACTATCATCTTGG
Protein-coding regions in this window:
- a CDS encoding helix-turn-helix transcriptional regulator, with the protein product MSEKNVELVHGSGNVFRDFGDPQADLKQAKAVLAARIIAVLDDRGLAVRKAASLTGFAAADFSRIRNADLGRFTLDRLMKMLASLDANARVTVKVDVSRSAPLPQPSQVR